The proteins below are encoded in one region of Microbispora sp. NBC_01189:
- a CDS encoding LacI family DNA-binding transcriptional regulator: protein MTRRLAEVAKKVGVSEATVSRVLNGKPGVSDATREAVLTALDVLGYERPTQLRGDRGRLVGLVLPELQNPIFPAFAEVVGGALAQQGFTSVLCTRTVGGVSESDYVDLLLQQHVSGMVFAGGLYAQGDASHSHYRRVLERKLPTVLVNAAVEHLGFPQVSCDDVAAAEIALAHLMALGHRQVAMLLGPPDHVPSQRKLAAFRAYAAANGLELDPDHVEHTMFSLEGGHAAATRMVARGVTGIICASDVLALGAIRAARRAGLSVPEDVSVIGYDDSALMNCVDPPLTTVRQPIDAMGRAAVELLVAQIDAAVVSGDELLFEPELVVRASTAPAPRS from the coding sequence ATGACACGACGGCTTGCGGAAGTGGCCAAGAAGGTGGGCGTGAGCGAGGCGACGGTGAGTCGCGTGCTCAACGGCAAGCCGGGGGTCTCCGACGCCACCAGAGAGGCGGTGCTCACCGCGCTCGACGTGCTGGGATACGAGCGGCCCACCCAGTTGCGCGGCGACCGCGGCCGGCTCGTCGGCCTGGTCCTCCCCGAGCTGCAGAACCCGATCTTCCCGGCGTTCGCTGAGGTCGTGGGGGGCGCGCTGGCCCAGCAGGGGTTCACGTCCGTGCTGTGCACCCGGACCGTGGGCGGCGTCTCCGAGTCCGACTACGTGGACCTGCTCCTCCAGCAGCACGTGTCCGGCATGGTCTTCGCCGGCGGCCTGTACGCCCAGGGGGACGCCTCCCACAGCCACTACCGCAGGGTCCTCGAACGCAAGCTGCCGACCGTGCTCGTCAACGCGGCGGTCGAGCATCTCGGGTTCCCGCAGGTGTCGTGCGACGACGTCGCCGCGGCCGAGATCGCGCTCGCCCATCTCATGGCGCTCGGGCACCGCCAGGTCGCGATGCTGCTCGGCCCGCCTGACCACGTCCCGTCCCAGCGCAAGCTCGCCGCGTTCCGGGCGTACGCGGCCGCCAACGGCCTGGAACTCGACCCCGACCACGTCGAGCACACGATGTTCTCGCTGGAAGGCGGGCACGCCGCCGCCACGCGCATGGTCGCCAGGGGCGTGACCGGCATCATCTGCGCCAGCGACGTGCTCGCCCTCGGCGCGATCAGGGCGGCCCGCCGGGCGGGGTTGTCGGTGCCCGAGGACGTCTCCGTCATCGGCTATGACGACTCGGCGCTGATGAACTGCGTGGACCCGCCGCTGACCACGGTCCGCCAGCCCATCGACGCGATGGGCAGGGCGGCCGTCGAGCTGCTGGTGGCGCAGATCGACGCGGCCGTGGTGTCGGGGGACGAGCTGCTGTTCGAGCCCGAGCTGGTCGTACGCGCCTCGACCGCCCCCGCACCCCGCTCGTAG
- a CDS encoding extracellular solute-binding protein: MKSHKLSILLVSGLAIAAAAACGTDDSGNSGDKASAAPGSAGPVSISVNCEPPKTNKAERATFEEDLAAFQKLNPNIKVSKVTDAFPCYDPRTFEPKLASGELETVFYVNFPNVGRLIESGQAADLTPYVNELKTFADYNSSIDLFKKDGKIYGLPTDGYGMGLVYNKEVFTKAGLDPNNPPKTWADVQAAAKKIAGLGPGYVGYGEYSGNNVGGWHFTASIYGRGGSVITDDGKKAAFNTPEGTAVLENLHQMRWADNSMGSQLYIDWPALMKAMAGGKMGMMLGAPDVLISLRNDFGGKFENYAITAQPEAKALFNGGAGYMINPKATPEQIRAGLKWIEYKFLTPGKGQFDYARAKGANLTVGQPYPDLYGSDTPSGQAVNDLRKANANIDASQFAGWVEGSKGIPPKAEPGPYAQEIYKILDTPMSAVLTRKDANIDQLLSDAESKVNSLLASKG; this comes from the coding sequence ATGAAATCCCACAAGCTCTCGATACTGCTGGTCTCGGGACTTGCCATTGCAGCGGCCGCGGCGTGCGGCACCGACGACAGCGGTAACAGCGGCGACAAGGCCAGCGCGGCGCCCGGCAGCGCCGGGCCGGTGTCGATCTCGGTCAACTGCGAGCCGCCGAAGACGAACAAGGCGGAGCGTGCGACCTTCGAGGAGGACCTGGCGGCCTTCCAGAAGCTGAACCCCAACATCAAGGTCTCGAAGGTCACGGACGCCTTCCCCTGCTACGACCCGCGCACCTTCGAGCCCAAGCTGGCCAGCGGCGAACTCGAGACGGTCTTCTACGTCAACTTCCCCAACGTGGGCCGCCTCATCGAGAGCGGGCAGGCCGCCGACCTCACGCCGTACGTCAACGAGCTGAAGACGTTCGCGGACTACAACAGCTCGATCGACCTCTTCAAGAAGGACGGCAAGATCTACGGCCTGCCGACCGACGGCTACGGCATGGGCCTCGTCTACAACAAGGAGGTCTTCACCAAGGCCGGGCTCGACCCGAACAACCCGCCCAAGACGTGGGCCGACGTGCAGGCCGCCGCGAAGAAGATCGCCGGGCTCGGCCCCGGCTACGTCGGGTACGGCGAGTACAGCGGCAACAACGTCGGCGGCTGGCACTTCACCGCCTCCATCTACGGCCGCGGCGGATCGGTCATCACCGACGACGGCAAGAAGGCTGCCTTCAACACCCCTGAGGGCACGGCCGTGCTGGAGAACCTCCACCAGATGCGGTGGGCCGACAACAGCATGGGCTCCCAGCTCTACATCGACTGGCCGGCCCTGATGAAGGCCATGGCCGGCGGCAAGATGGGCATGATGCTGGGCGCGCCCGACGTGCTCATCTCGCTCCGCAACGACTTCGGCGGCAAGTTCGAGAACTACGCCATCACGGCTCAGCCCGAGGCGAAGGCCCTGTTCAACGGCGGCGCCGGCTACATGATCAACCCCAAGGCCACGCCGGAGCAGATCAGGGCCGGCCTCAAGTGGATCGAGTACAAGTTCCTCACCCCCGGCAAGGGACAGTTCGACTACGCGCGGGCCAAGGGTGCGAACCTCACCGTCGGCCAGCCGTACCCCGACCTGTACGGCTCGGACACGCCCTCGGGCCAGGCCGTGAACGACCTGCGCAAGGCGAACGCCAACATCGACGCCTCGCAGTTCGCCGGATGGGTGGAGGGCTCCAAGGGCATCCCGCCCAAGGCCGAGCCCGGGCCGTACGCCCAGGAGATCTACAAGATCCTCGACACTCCGATGTCGGCCGTGCTGACCCGCAAGGACGCGAACATCGACCAGCTCCTGTCCGACGCCGAGTCGAAGGTCAACTCCCTGCTGGCCTCGAAGGGCTGA
- a CDS encoding discoidin domain-containing protein: MRRSGAAIAVAGALIALGSVVAFPGTSSAATSPSPFSVPGRGATVPFTEIEAEAAATNGEQIGPDRVYTHLPSEASGRRAVRLDAPGEYVEFTLPKPANAMTVRYSVPDNAAGTGITAPVDLRINGTKLKDLQFTSRYGWFYGGYPFGNTPGDKPHHFYDETRTMFGSTLAAGTKVRIQVASTSVAPWVVVDLADFELVPDAIPRPAGSLSVDDFGADRNGTSDSTAAFQAAVDAGKAQGKEVYIPAGTYTLWDHVVVDGVTLRGAGPWYSVLTGRHPTQRNRAVGVYGKYVSGGGYTGGIRPHEAGGPSRNVTLRDFAIIGDITERVDDDQVNALGGAMTNSVVDNLWIQHTKVGAWMDGPMDNFTVKNSRILDQTADGVNLHTGVTNSTVTNTFVRNSGDDGLAMWPDRVANANNAFTFNTVVAPVLANNIVTYGGREIKITDNVVSDTLTNGGGIHVANRYPGVNSGQGTAVAGTITVARNTLIRAGNSDYNWNFGVGAIWFDGLNEPINATINVTDTDIIDSSYEAIQFIEGSTQTVNFSNVNIDGTGTYMIQAQASAKASFTNVRAAHIGAGVAIHNCVGTGFAPTYGTGNSGWSLNSTVCTGQWPAPNYIYDGSDPSPSPSPSPSPSVSPSPSPSPTACAPGSGDLARGKTVTATSSTQTYVAANTVDGDANTYWESANNAFPQSITVDLCAVTPVQRVVLKLPPSAAWATRTQTLAVLGSADGTNYTTLSPSAGRTFDPATGNTASIPFTTANVRYVRVTVTGNTGWPAGQLSAFEVYGTGATPSPSPSVSPSHSPSPPPTGNLARGKTVTATSSTQTYVPASAVDGDANTYWESAHNAFPQTLTVDLGASVTVGRVVLKLPPSAAWGARTQTLAVLGSTDGTNYTTIAGPAGYTFDPATGNTVTVTVPAAARRYLRLNVTGNTGWPAAQISEFEAYAS; encoded by the coding sequence ATGAGAAGATCCGGAGCCGCCATCGCGGTGGCGGGGGCGCTGATCGCTCTGGGGAGCGTGGTCGCGTTCCCCGGCACGTCGTCGGCCGCGACCTCGCCGTCGCCCTTCTCCGTGCCGGGAAGAGGCGCGACCGTGCCGTTCACGGAGATCGAGGCCGAGGCCGCCGCGACCAACGGCGAGCAGATCGGCCCGGACCGCGTCTACACGCACCTGCCGTCCGAGGCGTCGGGCCGCCGGGCCGTACGGCTCGACGCGCCCGGAGAGTACGTCGAGTTCACCCTGCCCAAGCCCGCCAACGCCATGACCGTGCGCTACAGCGTGCCGGACAACGCGGCCGGAACGGGCATCACGGCACCGGTGGACCTGAGGATCAACGGGACCAAGCTCAAGGACCTGCAGTTCACCTCCCGGTACGGCTGGTTCTACGGCGGCTACCCATTCGGCAACACACCCGGCGACAAGCCGCACCACTTCTACGACGAGACCCGGACGATGTTCGGGTCCACCCTGGCGGCGGGGACCAAGGTCAGGATCCAGGTGGCCTCCACCTCGGTCGCGCCGTGGGTCGTCGTGGACCTCGCCGACTTCGAACTCGTGCCGGACGCGATCCCCCGGCCCGCCGGGTCGCTGTCGGTCGACGACTTCGGCGCCGACCGCAACGGCACGAGCGACTCCACCGCCGCCTTCCAGGCCGCCGTCGACGCCGGAAAGGCCCAGGGCAAGGAGGTCTACATCCCGGCCGGGACGTACACCCTGTGGGACCACGTGGTCGTGGACGGGGTCACGCTGCGCGGGGCCGGGCCCTGGTACAGCGTGCTCACCGGCCGCCATCCCACCCAGCGCAACCGGGCCGTCGGCGTTTACGGCAAGTACGTCAGCGGCGGCGGCTACACCGGCGGGATCCGGCCGCACGAGGCGGGCGGGCCGAGCCGCAACGTCACCCTGCGGGACTTCGCGATCATCGGCGACATCACAGAACGGGTGGACGATGACCAGGTCAACGCCCTCGGGGGCGCGATGACCAATTCGGTGGTCGACAACCTGTGGATCCAGCACACCAAGGTCGGGGCCTGGATGGACGGCCCGATGGACAACTTCACGGTGAAGAACAGCCGCATCCTCGACCAGACCGCCGACGGCGTGAACCTCCACACGGGCGTCACCAACTCCACGGTGACCAACACCTTCGTCCGCAACAGCGGTGACGACGGCCTGGCGATGTGGCCCGACCGGGTGGCCAACGCGAACAACGCGTTCACGTTCAACACCGTGGTCGCGCCGGTCCTGGCCAACAACATCGTGACGTACGGCGGCCGGGAAATAAAGATCACCGACAACGTGGTCAGCGACACGCTCACCAACGGCGGCGGCATCCACGTCGCCAACCGCTATCCGGGAGTGAACTCCGGCCAGGGCACGGCGGTCGCCGGCACGATCACCGTCGCCCGCAACACCCTCATCCGGGCCGGCAACAGCGACTACAACTGGAACTTCGGCGTCGGCGCGATCTGGTTCGACGGCCTCAACGAGCCGATCAACGCGACGATCAACGTGACCGACACCGACATCATCGACAGTTCCTACGAGGCCATCCAGTTCATCGAGGGCAGCACCCAGACCGTCAACTTCTCGAACGTGAACATCGACGGCACCGGGACGTACATGATCCAGGCGCAGGCGTCGGCGAAGGCGAGCTTCACCAACGTCCGGGCGGCCCACATCGGCGCGGGCGTCGCGATCCACAACTGCGTCGGCACCGGATTCGCCCCCACGTACGGCACGGGCAACTCCGGCTGGAGCCTGAACTCCACCGTCTGCACCGGCCAGTGGCCCGCGCCGAACTACATCTACGACGGCAGTGACCCCAGTCCGAGCCCGTCGCCGTCCCCCTCGCCCTCCGTCTCCCCCTCTCCCTCGCCCAGCCCGACGGCGTGCGCTCCCGGCAGCGGCGACCTCGCCCGGGGCAAGACGGTCACGGCGACGAGCAGCACGCAGACGTACGTCGCGGCCAACACCGTGGACGGCGACGCCAACACCTACTGGGAGTCGGCCAACAACGCCTTCCCGCAGTCGATCACCGTGGACCTGTGCGCGGTGACCCCGGTCCAGCGGGTGGTGCTCAAGCTGCCGCCGAGCGCCGCCTGGGCCACCCGCACCCAGACCCTTGCGGTCCTGGGCAGCGCGGATGGGACGAACTACACCACCTTGTCCCCCTCGGCGGGCCGTACGTTCGACCCGGCCACCGGGAACACGGCGAGCATTCCCTTCACGACCGCAAACGTCCGCTACGTCCGGGTGACGGTCACCGGCAACACCGGCTGGCCCGCAGGGCAGCTGTCGGCCTTCGAGGTGTACGGCACCGGCGCCACCCCCAGCCCGTCACCCAGTGTCTCCCCCAGCCATTCGCCCAGCCCGCCGCCCACGGGGAACCTCGCCCGGGGCAAGACGGTCACGGCGACGAGCAGCACCCAGACGTACGTCCCGGCCAGCGCCGTGGACGGCGACGCCAACACCTACTGGGAGTCGGCCCACAACGCCTTCCCGCAGACCCTGACCGTGGACCTCGGCGCGTCCGTCACGGTTGGCAGGGTGGTGCTCAAGCTGCCGCCGAGTGCCGCCTGGGGCGCCCGCACCCAGACCCTTGCGGTCCTGGGCAGCACGGACGGCACGAACTACACCACGATCGCCGGACCGGCGGGCTACACGTTCGACCCGGCGACCGGCAACACCGTCACCGTCACCGTGCCCGCCGCCGCCCGGCGCTATCTGCGGCTGAACGTCACCGGTAACACCGGCTGGCCGGCCGCGCAGATCTCCGAGTTCGAGGCGTACGCCTCGTAA
- a CDS encoding LacI family DNA-binding transcriptional regulator, whose product MTRRLAEVAKKVGVSEATVSRVLNGKAGVSEATREAVLTALDVLGYERPTQLRGERARLVGLVLPELQNPIFPAFAEVVGGALAQQGFTPVLCTRTVGGISEADYVDLLLQQHVSGVVFAGGLYTQTGVVHEHYLRLVERRLPTVLVNAAAEHWDFPRVSCDDTIAVEQALGHLRALGHQRIGLVVGPADHMPSARKLEAYRALGGELVEHTMHSLEGGHAAALKLVRQEVTGIVCGSDPLALGAIRAARRAGRRVPEDVSVVGYDDSALMTCVDPPLTTVRQPIEAMGRAAVELLVSQIEGTAVATGELLFEPELVVRSSTGRVGVPVT is encoded by the coding sequence ATGACGCGGCGGCTTGCGGAGGTTGCGAAGAAGGTCGGGGTCAGTGAGGCCACGGTGAGTCGCGTCCTGAACGGCAAGGCCGGGGTCTCGGAGGCCACCCGGGAGGCCGTGCTGACGGCTCTCGACGTGCTCGGGTACGAGCGGCCCACGCAGTTGCGCGGCGAGCGCGCCCGCCTGGTCGGGCTCGTCCTGCCCGAGCTGCAGAACCCCATCTTCCCGGCGTTCGCCGAGGTCGTCGGCGGGGCGCTGGCACAGCAGGGGTTCACCCCCGTGCTCTGCACGCGTACGGTCGGCGGGATCTCCGAGGCCGACTACGTGGATCTGCTGTTGCAGCAGCACGTGTCCGGCGTGGTGTTCGCCGGAGGCCTCTACACGCAGACCGGGGTCGTCCACGAGCACTACCTGCGGCTCGTCGAACGCCGACTGCCCACCGTGCTGGTCAACGCCGCCGCCGAGCACTGGGACTTCCCCCGCGTCTCCTGCGACGACACGATCGCGGTGGAGCAGGCGCTCGGTCACCTGCGCGCCCTCGGCCACCAGCGGATCGGCCTGGTCGTCGGCCCTGCCGACCACATGCCGTCCGCACGCAAGCTGGAGGCGTACCGTGCCCTGGGCGGAGAGTTGGTCGAGCACACGATGCACTCGCTGGAGGGCGGCCACGCGGCGGCCCTGAAGCTGGTGCGGCAGGAGGTCACCGGCATCGTCTGCGGCAGCGACCCGCTGGCCCTCGGCGCGATCCGCGCCGCCCGGCGCGCGGGCAGGCGCGTGCCGGAGGACGTCTCCGTCGTCGGATACGACGACTCCGCCCTGATGACCTGCGTCGACCCGCCGCTGACGACGGTGCGTCAGCCGATCGAGGCGATGGGCCGGGCGGCGGTGGAGCTGCTGGTGAGCCAGATCGAGGGCACCGCGGTCGCAACGGGAGAGCTGCTGTTCGAACCGGAGCTGGTCGTCCGCTCCTCCACCGGCCGCGTCGGCGTCCCCGTCACCTGA